The genome window aggaaatgtggAAAGGCAGGGACAGCTGGAAACAAGAGAGACAGATTCGGACAGTAAGGTGCAGAGGATGAGAGATGGAGGGCATCCCAAGTCACCCAGAGCAGGATGAATCAGAGCAGCTCCCTCTTGAAATTATATAGCTGCAACTGTGATGAAAGGCTAGTGACAaacctttcttttttaaaaagcaaacaatggAAAACAATGTGCCATTTCTTCTCaatttatactgtataatggCTTTTCTGGTGTAATTAAATATCCTTGTAAGTAAAAATCGATACAGCAGCAAACAATACCTTGAGGATGAAACATGTATGAATTGACACAATGAACAAATAGATCAAATCTTAGATAGATCACCTTTTTAATACAGATTCTGTTCTCTGCTatacaataacacacaatataAATCTTATACAATACTAATATTTCTCTATACACATGGTcataaatgtacagtacagtgtacaCACATATAGTATTAACACAAATACGTTTACATGGATTTTCTCTTTACAGTAACTTTCCAACTCACTCCGAGTTTATCACAATGGCTGATTTTCTGTCCGGCAGATGattgtgaccaaaaaaaaaaaaaatattattgtttttatttttattttttactaaGACTCAAAATGGACACTTTAGTATTTACATCCCTGAAAAATGTACATGAATACACAAGAATTACTGTTTTCTGTCGCTCACAAATAGTGTAAAAGGGGcgaggatgaaggagaggatAGCCCAAAGCCCAAGGAGCTCTCTAAGACTTGAGCCCGTACAAAGTTTAAAGTGTACTTTATCTACTAACCGACATAAATCGTTAACCTACTGTAAGACCCATATTACAACAGCAGATTGAGGACtggtttattgttttatgtcCAGCATGTCTGGAAATGAGACATGAAGCcctgaggagaaagagagatactGATGTAGTATAACATGTCCAGGACTCAGTCCAGAAGCTGAtaggtctgtctgtctctgcagtcaTTCAAAGTGTTGTCCAAAAGCAGTGACTCTGTTCTCCAGAGCAACAAACAGCTAACATGTGGAGATGTCCCATGTCAGTGGTTGTTTTCTCCATGTTTGGATTTCTCTGGTTTAAGATGCTAGTCAACCTGCAATGACTACAGTGACAGTTTTAATGAAGTTTTCACAAAATATTGCCCTTTGATTCCCGCTTTAAAACTGAAGTGATACAATTTCAATAATATTACAGTGGCCTGTCATATACACATAGTTACAATTGCTCCACATAATCTGTTTTTGTATTATGCCCAGTGGTCTTCTGTTGTTAATCAGAAGATTAAGtcccctttcttctctcttccccCTGTAATCTAaagcataaaaagaaaacaaacaattctGTGTTCACATTCTTTGTTCACATCCTAGGGGTCATTGCTTTGCTCATGATTTATTGCACATAATCATGGACACACACGCTGGTTTATCCATTTATGCAACTGCGCACTTGTTACACACGCAAACagacatgtacatgcacacttGTAAtcatacaaacacagtcacacaaataTCCTTGCCATCACTGTCAAAGTTTATTTtccaaaagaaaagaaaaatcatgcCTTTTAGCTTTAACTTGCACACATTCTTCTAAAATATGGTGCTTATTGGAAATGAAATCTGAGTCAGGTTTTTTTGCAGTTCCCTGGTAGTTTCACGTGAGCCTGTAAACTTTGAATCTGAATGCATTTACCTGCCAAGAATTTGCTATACCATATACAGCATGTGCAAACACTTTCACTCTGATACATTGTTGTAAACATACAGCAGGACATTCAGCACCATGAGAATATATCAATAACTCaattaaggcatgaaaaaataagggaaaaaaagataaatatagaCTCCCATTAATATTTTTCTCACTGAGAATATCTGTGCAGGTAGATATTGGTGTGCTTTCACAGATAATGACTAAAATATAGATCAGTGTGCattaagtgtttgtgtgtgtatgtgtatgtgtttgtatgtgtgtgtatgtgtctgtgcacatgtacatgcacatgcaagTTGAAAGTGCACGCAGGAGCAATGATGTATGCATTTGCTGTGATCTAACCCTTATCATACACGTGGGGTGCACACTAGCAGTGGCTATGGTGTTGATAATAATGCTTGGCCAGTGTTGTCATGGAGAAACAGTGGCCACCTTGTCATTCAGGAAGTGGACTAATGAGGGTCTGTGTAAGGAGAGCAGAAAGCTGCCTCTAATTAGAGCCCAGGACTCACCTGTCTCCACATCTGCAATGAACCAGAGGTCATGGGATTTGTTCCGACCTTTGTAAACAAACTGGCTCTTACTTCTGTCAGACCCATGCACAAATATACACAGGATCCATCTCTAGCAAACTGGTAAGATACATACAGTCCTTCAAATTCACACATACGcactcacacatgcaaacacacgtGTGCACGCTTGAGACCAGCGTCATTCCCTCACTGCCTCCGTGAGGCATCGATCAGTGCCATCGCTGGCCTCCACCCGCGGCTTGCGACTCTTCCTCTGgcctcccccctccacccagGAGTTATGAATAACTGTCCCCCCACTGACAGCTGGGTCCACCTGCAGAAGGGACACTACCCTTTTCTTGACACGTGTTTTGAGGGCGCGGCGCAGCTTCTGCCTGGTGAAAGCATAGAGCAGGGGATGAAAGATTGTGGTTCCATAAGCCATCGCTAAGAAGCAGAGGCGGAGTCGCACCAGACCATCGCTGGGACCCAGACACAAGATCAGAACGttgactgcagacagaggggCCCAGCAGCCCAGGAAGGTAGATATGATGATTAGGGACATTTTCAGGACACGGCGTTGACGTTCTCGGCGGTCCCTGTGCCTGCGCACGGCACGCCTCAAGGCGATGATGGCAGAAACTGAGGCCTGGACGCCCATGGAGGAGGCAGGCAGTGGTGAGGTGGCATGGGTCTGCGCTGAGGTTGAAGCTGAAGCTGGGGTTGGAGAGGCAGGGGTGGCTGGTGTGGTTGCAATGGGAGTGGTGGCGGCAGTGCTGACAGTAGTGACTGTTGCACCGCTGTCAGACATCCCTTGGGGCATGGAGGAGAGCGGTGGGGGTGATGTTGGTGTAGGGGTAGGAGAGGGGATGAGGGGAGGATGGTTGAGGTTTTGGTTCTGGTTGGAGGACACTACCTCTGTGGGCAGGCTCAGGTCCTTCCTCTTCCGCCTCCTGCAGCGTATCCTGCAGGTGGAGTCCTTTGTACGTGTACTCCTCATCATGTGGGAGCCAATGCGAATGTTGAGGGCCTGTAGGATCTTGGAGTAGGTGAACAACATGACAGCCACAGCGATGAAGAAGCAGGGCACTTGGAGTAATAAATGGTAATACATAGCCAGGCCTGTGTAATAACCTTGccctccaacacacagcagtgtCCTGTTCTGCCATACTGGAGGCAGGTggtgtgagggagaggagggatggGTGGAGGGTAATATGGAaggagaaatggaggaaaaaatggGGGTCAGTCCAGTAGTGAGCTCAGAATCATTGTTCTGCCTTTCCGGCTGCTCATCCTCACCATCCTCAACCTGCGAAGAGAAGAAATCCCCCTCAAGGAAGGGCAGGAAGAAGACAGCCAGAGACACGGCCCACACTGCTGCCAGGAGCAGCGCAGCACGCCTCGGGGTCAGCAGACGGCTGGCTGGGCGCACTGAGATGTCGTATCGGTCCAAACTGATTACAAGCACATTGACCGCTGTGGCCACGCTGGTGAACGTGACACAGGCCTCGTGAAAGCAGCACAGCGTAGCCAGGCTGCTGACTCCGCTTCCATTAGCTGGGACCAGGATCACAGCCACAGTCAGTGGCAGACACAGCACGCAGACCAGTATGTCCAGCACATGTAGATTGACTGTGACTAGGTTGCTGACTGAGTCCACTAGGTTGGACTGAGCACAGTAGAGCACAAGTACGGTCAGATTGCTACTGAAGCCCAGCACCAGCTCCAGCATCAGCACAGTGGTCAAAGATACCTGGAATCCCAGAGGATAGGGCGTGCTCCAACCCTCCTCCACACCCACCTCGCCCCCTCCATCCAGCAGGCCTACCCCCTGACCATCACTGGTCTCCAGGAGGTCACGATAGCCTTCGGTCTCCATTGACGCCACAGCACTCCTTCACACATAGCAACAGTGGCCCCAACACCAGACCAtgctctgtctttccttttccCCCGGGTCAAACGAGACAGCAGTGAGGACGACAGTCAGATCTGTGGTTGAttctctgaaaaaaaagagacattttgatATTGTGTTGGATCTTATAATTTTTTACTTGCCATGCTATTGTTATTCCCTTTAACTAAAATGTGTACAGCACTTTGATCAACTCTTCTTTTaaatgtgctatataaataaacttgatttGAGAGGcggacagacagaggacagagaaagatcAAGCAGTTTAGCAGACAGCCTGTCTCATATTTACTCAAAAATAACACTGTACAACAAGTACAAGTCAATCTTGTCAGATTTCACAAGTGAAAAGCAACTATGAGTTGACATAGCGAGGTGAAAGTGATCTTGGCAGTTGATTGGAATCATGGGGTGCAGttcaagctgctgctgatgaccCATGATGTCTCACTGGGCTCAGGCAGTTAGACAACACGCTTCGCATCGACAATAGCAACGGTTGAGGAGGGAAGAATTGGGGCGGGATATCTCTTGGGGGACATTTGGAGGTATGAGCGCAGTAAGCAGGGACTCAGCAGGGGATCCCTGAACAGTCTACAGATTTTAACAAACCAACAGGGATTTATTTCCTGGCTATGCTTACAGTTCATATACTATGCTGAATTCTGTTTCAGAGATATAACCATGCTTCTCATGAGCATGAGTGGGTGGATGCTTGAATCGTTCTTATGCAACATAAAAGGAGCTTGAAGGATAAAGCAAACATATAAAAATCAACCACACCTGTAACATACTACATGGTGTGTATAGTAGTTACATCTACCTTTACCTGTTCCTCCATCATTGACAACTCACCCCGTGAAGACAATTAATGCCTCTACAAATCCAGTAAATGGCAATAGAAAACCCTCCTGTATAtcctgtcttgtttttttccacaagcACTATAAAACTGTCAGCCTCTACCTCCAAGGAGGAAAGGTGCCAGGGACATTGGTGGGCAGGTAGAGAGACAGTGTAGTGCATGTCAACGTAGCAGGCACCCAACTGAGGGTGGCAGCAGTTAATAGTTCTCACAGGGAGACGTAATGAAGACGAATGGATCAATGATCCACAGACAGTGGCACATAAACAGTGCTAGCAGAGAAAGACCAGTTCCCCTGGCATCCTCTCTCAACACtcccctttctcctctgctctcctacATCCCTCACATCCCATCCCACTCTGTTCCCTTTTCAGTTTACTGGCTGAGACAGACTACTTTGCATGTAGAGCATGTTATTCACAGCTGGCTGGGTGCTCTCCTGTGCCTGGGAAGGAATCATATAAACTGCTGGTTGATTCGAGAGAAgatcctctgtctgtgtgtatggtAAGAAAGAGAAACTATTCCCTCCCTGACTCTCTGAATGAAGTAGAGCTACAGGTGCGTTCTTACTGGCAGCACTGACCCCAGCCTTCGCTGTCAACCTTTCCTCCGCCACAGCTTTTGTTCTCACCCTCTTGTTTGCCCTTTtccctttgttttatttcacagtttttcctcCCATTTGTCATGTGGAAAGGACCTGCAGGCAGAACAGGACTCAGTGTGGAACAGTGGTCTATCTTAATCCACTAATGGGTTCCATGGGGTTTGCAGTGTTGCTGGAACATTGATTTAAAGCATCATCGATCTGCCCATTTAACAAGCCTGAGGCAAgggagcacacaaacacacttgctATCTCATGCCCTCATGGGTACCTGTGGTCTCATTTTGAGCGCTGCATAAAATAGCTGTGAGTGAATTTGTTCTATTCCCTCCCTGTAACACCTGCTGCAGTTAAACAATAGTGCTCTCCGTTTACTTGATCACAGTATCACTAAGTATGTGACTTTAGCAAACAAAggttgagttttttttattctggaGGCAGCTTTTGTATTTGTAATATTTCCCCTATCCCCACAATAGTCAAGAAAGTATTAAACTGAGAATGGAAATTTGCCCATTTAATTTCACAGAGTCCTGGGAGTAAAATCTTAATCCTGGATCCACTCATGTGTTCGAGACTATTCACACTCAATGTCTAACAAGAATATTCTGAGGGCTGTGACcttaaaaatgtaatcacaGTCAATTGTGTTTACTCTCTTTGTTCAATATGGTGGACAACATGGTGCAACAGAGGATCATGGGCCCCAAAGACAAACTCCTTATATTTGATAGTCAATCACTTGCTCCAATTGCAGAGGAAATGTACATGTCAATACTACATTGACCAACCAGTGTCCTCCAGCTCATGAGCAGGTTCTTCGAAGTACTGCAGTAAATTCATGTCAGGGAAAGATATGCGTGTGTAGAGCTAAATACATAGCCTTGGGATTATAAGCACAGCAAGGTTAACAAAAGATAGTATAACACAACTGTGATCTAAATACAGataatctgaaaacaaaacagagacaggtTCAGTTTTACCTTTACTGATTTGATCAGTCTCATCAAAGTCAAATTAGGCCATCATCTGTTTCTCTTAACAGTTCTAATTAGGAGGGGATGATTGTGGAATGACCAGGCTCAGTAGCTTTCAACAGGAGTAATTTATGGTATTCTATGACTAAGAGCCTCACACAATGAGCCACAATCAGGCCTATGGTATTGGATACTTAGCAGTGTGATGAACTGGTAAGAGATTCAAGGAGCCACAGACAAAAGAGTAGAAAACGTCTGCGTTAGCGTGTGGTTTGGGGGCAAGACAAAATGTCAGAAGCCCTTTATATgagcagctgtggctctgaCCTGCGGGCAGGAAAAGTCACAATATTCTGGTTTttacagggagagagggaggaggaaaattaaaatgtgtagaCAGGGTGCTGAACTTTCGGTAGCTTTTCCTATAATCACCAGTGTCCGTGTGTTTCAGTGGGAGATGTAAATACTCCGGTTCATTTGAGGTTACAGATCTATTCAATTTGTGGTTGTGGTAACAAGCCACAGAAGTCCACGATAGTGCGCTGCTGTCACCTGTGATAATGTTTTGGTTCTAATCACTGTATTATACAGCTGACAACCAACCAGAGGGTAcgcatgtgtgtatttctgtgcaaGTTGGCTGAGAAAGTTGTGGCCAGGAGAAAATAGCTGGAGACAAGGTGTCTTTGGCATCATATATTACATCCTGTGATTGACAAGTCAGACAGAAAGGGAAGGGACAGAGTGAGCTCAAGGCGTGGACTACAAAACGTGTTATATTAGGAAACGaacagacattaaaatctgaaaaGTCTGACAAGTGCTCTGACAGCTCTGCTTTGGTAGTTAATCTGAAGGCAAAAATATGAAGCTCGCCTTTTTTAACCAACAGTTCTGTTGGGTACTGTCGAGTGAGCATCATAGGGGGTGACTGCATTTCAGTCACAGTCTTGAATTGGTTTTGGTGAACTCATGTGCCTCCTCTTCAGTCATAATTTACAATTATGTATTGAAAGCTAAATAACGAGTTTTATAATAATCAAATGAGTAACTATTGTCAACACATTTTGCCTTGGCTTTGCAGATGTTTTCATCTAACCTGGTGTCTCAATTACTTTGGATTCTGTGCTTTgctccaaaacaacaacaacaaactgacagTGTCCTAGACTGCACAACTTCCCGGACCCCTGTTGTCAGGGTTATTATAGGTGTCGAGCAGGAGATGACAGGTTGTCAGGCCCCTTTTCATAGTATCAGAGGGTAAATGCTAGAGCAGATTCTGCTGTCAGTGTGAGActttcagtttctctccttcttttctaacttttttctcctctctctcgcAAGCTTGCGTACACACACTATAAGCTGCCCATGTATTTAGCTTTTCTTTGCCTGACAACATTTCATGCCAGAGGCTAAATTACTTCTGcccaacacaaagacaaacagcaagcTTGCAACATAGTGTGAggcatttcattttctctgcctgtTTGTTAGGTATGTCTTGGTGAAATAACACACTACATTAGCACACTGAGAGGATATGTCAGAGGAACAGGATGGATAATGTCCAACGTACAGAGTATGTACTGTAGGCCACGAGCAAGGCTGGAACTAACACGACATGCTCATATGGGCACAAACAAAATTAAGAAATGTGCActgaaaaatttaaataataataacaaaagtTTTGTTCAGGTTGCAGCACACCACGGTAGACAGAGTGCTTCACCAAGCAGATGCTCAAACCAGAGCTGGTGGAGGATGTAGATGACACTGGTACAGGTGATTTCTCACCAGACTCCGAAGA of Lates calcarifer isolate ASB-BC8 linkage group LG12, TLL_Latcal_v3, whole genome shotgun sequence contains these proteins:
- the LOC108889855 gene encoding G-protein coupled receptor 22, translating into METEGYRDLLETSDGQGVGLLDGGGEVGVEEGWSTPYPLGFQVSLTTVLMLELVLGFSSNLTVLVLYCAQSNLVDSVSNLVTVNLHVLDILVCVLCLPLTVAVILVPANGSGVSSLATLCCFHEACVTFTSVATAVNVLVISLDRYDISVRPASRLLTPRRAALLLAAVWAVSLAVFFLPFLEGDFFSSQVEDGEDEQPERQNNDSELTTGLTPIFSSISPSILPSTHPSSPSHHLPPVWQNRTLLCVGGQGYYTGLAMYYHLLLQVPCFFIAVAVMLFTYSKILQALNIRIGSHMMRSTRTKDSTCRIRCRRRKRKDLSLPTEVVSSNQNQNLNHPPLIPSPTPTPTSPPPLSSMPQGMSDSGATVTTVSTAATTPIATTPATPASPTPASASTSAQTHATSPLPASSMGVQASVSAIIALRRAVRRHRDRRERQRRVLKMSLIIISTFLGCWAPLSAVNVLILCLGPSDGLVRLRLCFLAMAYGTTIFHPLLYAFTRQKLRRALKTRVKKRVVSLLQVDPAVSGGTVIHNSWVEGGGQRKSRKPRVEASDGTDRCLTEAVRE